One part of the Olleya sp. YS genome encodes these proteins:
- the dnaA gene encoding chromosomal replication initiator protein DnaA translates to MSVTAQTVWNNCLLFIKDNIQPQAYKTWFEPIVAVKLTDNALSIQVPSKFFYEWLEEHYVKLLKVALTKELGETAKLVYIIKMENTYGNKQPFTEKIPSSNRSAVKSQDVDVPLNNKNPELRNPFVIPGIRNVKIESQLNPNYNFDNFLEGDSNRLARSAGLAVSAKPGGTSFNPLLIFGGVGLGKTHLAHAIGVDIKDKYPEKTVLYISAEKFTQQYIDSVKKNNRNDFIHFYQLIDVLVIDDVQFLSGKSGTQDVFFHIFNHLHQNGKQVILTSDKAPVDMQDIEQRLLSRFKWGLSAELQTPDFETRVSILKNKLYRDGVEMPDDIIEYVAKNIKSNIRELEGAIISLIAQSSFNKKEINIELAKQVVEKFVKNTKREVSIDYIQKIVSDYFQMDVDTLQSKTRKRHIVQARQLAMFFAKKFTKASLASIGSQIGKRDHATVLHACKTVDNLSTTDKQFRKYVEDLTKKLSV, encoded by the coding sequence ATGAGTGTAACTGCGCAAACGGTATGGAATAATTGTCTCCTATTTATAAAGGATAATATCCAGCCACAAGCATACAAAACTTGGTTTGAGCCAATTGTAGCGGTTAAATTAACGGACAATGCACTTAGCATTCAAGTACCAAGTAAATTTTTCTACGAATGGCTAGAAGAACACTATGTAAAATTATTAAAAGTTGCTTTAACTAAAGAATTGGGTGAAACTGCCAAACTAGTGTACATTATTAAAATGGAAAACACCTATGGCAACAAACAACCATTTACAGAAAAAATTCCAAGTTCTAATAGAAGTGCAGTAAAGTCGCAAGACGTTGATGTACCGCTTAATAATAAGAACCCAGAGTTAAGAAACCCTTTTGTAATTCCTGGTATTAGAAATGTAAAAATCGAATCTCAACTTAATCCAAACTATAATTTTGATAACTTTTTAGAAGGTGATTCTAACCGATTAGCACGTAGTGCTGGTTTAGCAGTATCTGCAAAACCTGGAGGGACATCTTTTAATCCCTTATTAATTTTTGGTGGTGTTGGATTGGGTAAAACACATTTAGCACATGCTATTGGAGTGGATATTAAAGATAAATATCCAGAAAAAACAGTTTTATACATCTCTGCTGAAAAGTTCACACAGCAATATATAGACTCTGTTAAAAAGAACAATAGAAATGACTTTATACACTTTTATCAATTAATAGATGTATTGGTTATTGATGATGTACAATTCTTATCTGGTAAATCTGGAACACAAGATGTATTCTTCCATATTTTTAATCACTTACATCAAAACGGAAAGCAAGTTATTTTAACCAGTGACAAAGCACCTGTGGATATGCAAGATATTGAACAACGTTTACTATCTAGATTTAAATGGGGACTTTCAGCCGAATTACAAACACCAGATTTTGAAACACGTGTTTCAATTTTAAAGAATAAATTATATCGTGATGGTGTAGAAATGCCTGATGATATTATTGAATACGTTGCTAAAAACATCAAATCTAATATTAGAGAATTAGAAGGTGCTATTATCTCTTTAATTGCTCAATCTTCGTTCAATAAAAAAGAAATTAATATTGAATTAGCTAAGCAAGTCGTTGAGAAGTTTGTAAAAAATACTAAACGTGAAGTTTCTATTGATTACATTCAAAAGATTGTATCTGATTACTTCCAAATGGATGTAGATACCTTACAATCTAAAACTAGAAAGCGTCACATTGTACAAGCTAGACAGTTAGCCATGTTTTTTGCAAAAAAATTCACCAAAGCCTCATTAGCTAGTATTGGTTCTCAAATTGGTAAACGTGATCATGCTACGGTTTTACATGCTTGTAAAACAGTAGATAATTTATCCACTACAGATAAGCAGTTTAGAAAATACGTTGAGGATTTAACCAAAAAACTGTCGGTTTAA
- a CDS encoding low molecular weight phosphotyrosine protein phosphatase, which translates to MTKILMVCLGNICRSPLAEGILKSKLDADFFTVDSAGTSAYHIGNKPDARSIAVAKLNGIDISSQRARQFSKQDFKDFDVIYAMDNSNYNNIVALAANEDDKAKVKLILNTISPNQNLDVPDPYYGGDKGFDNVYHLLDNACSAIIETL; encoded by the coding sequence ATGACTAAAATTTTAATGGTTTGCTTAGGAAACATTTGTCGTTCTCCTTTAGCAGAAGGTATTTTAAAATCTAAACTAGATGCAGACTTTTTTACAGTTGATTCTGCAGGAACCAGTGCTTATCACATTGGTAATAAACCAGATGCAAGATCCATTGCTGTTGCAAAATTAAATGGTATTGATATTTCTAGTCAACGTGCTAGACAATTCAGCAAACAAGATTTTAAAGATTTTGATGTTATCTATGCAATGGATAATTCCAATTACAATAATATTGTTGCTTTAGCAGCTAATGAAGACGATAAAGCAAAAGTAAAATTAATTTTAAACACAATATCCCCAAATCAAAATCTAGACGTACCAGATCCATATTATGGAGGTGACAAGGGTTTTGATAATGTGTATCATCTACTAGACAATGCTTGTTCTGCTATTATAGAAACCCTTTAA
- a CDS encoding SAM-dependent methyltransferase, producing the protein MDKGTLYLIPSTLGDSNPLHVLPIQVKHIIDRLDTFIVENSKSARKFIKSIAPEKQQSSLTLFELNKHTEPTDLPNFIQTCLKGQDLGLLSDAGCPGIADPGADIVSLAHKHNIQVVPLVGPSSILLAMMASGFNGQSFAFNGYLPIDKNERKTEIKRLERISFEQNQTQSFIETPYRNNKLLEDLCAVLGDHTEICVACDITLPKEFIKTKTVKDWKKNSVNLHKRPTLFIIHKS; encoded by the coding sequence ATGGATAAAGGCACACTATATTTAATACCTTCGACTTTAGGAGATTCTAATCCTTTACATGTTTTACCCATTCAAGTGAAACATATTATAGACAGATTGGATACATTTATTGTAGAAAACTCAAAATCTGCAAGAAAATTTATAAAAAGTATAGCTCCAGAAAAGCAACAATCAAGTCTAACACTATTTGAATTAAATAAGCATACAGAACCAACAGACTTACCAAATTTTATACAAACTTGTTTAAAAGGTCAAGATTTAGGTTTACTATCTGATGCTGGTTGCCCAGGAATTGCAGATCCAGGAGCAGATATTGTAAGTTTAGCACATAAACATAACATACAAGTTGTTCCTTTAGTAGGCCCATCTTCTATTCTATTAGCTATGATGGCTTCAGGGTTTAATGGACAAAGCTTTGCTTTTAATGGTTATTTACCTATTGATAAAAATGAAAGAAAAACAGAGATAAAACGTCTTGAGCGAATAAGTTTTGAGCAAAATCAAACTCAATCTTTTATAGAAACTCCTTACAGAAACAATAAATTATTAGAAGATTTATGTGCTGTTTTGGGTGACCATACAGAAATTTGTGTAGCGTGTGATATCACTCTTCCTAAAGAATTTATAAAAACTAAAACTGTAAAGGATTGGAAAAAAAATAGTGTTAACCTACATAAAAGACCAACACTATTTATTATTCATAAAAGCTAA
- a CDS encoding peptidoglycan-binding protein LysM produces the protein MKNIGKFLSLVLTISILVVIVISIQPAPKQLKEQKVTVENCYQPESYSPHLGKTFTGFKEALGFKESQNDYFRVNQYGYLGKYQFGKSTLKVIGIHHPNFFLNNPELQEKAFIANAQRNKWVLRRDIKRFNGKYVSGVKVTESGILAAAHLAGPGSVKKFLRSYGEQNFADANGATIKYYMKKFSGYDTSLIKPLKKVKVKYNRA, from the coding sequence ATGAAAAATATTGGAAAGTTTTTATCGCTAGTACTTACAATATCTATTTTAGTTGTTATAGTCATTTCTATACAACCTGCTCCAAAACAATTAAAGGAGCAAAAGGTAACTGTTGAAAACTGTTACCAACCTGAATCTTATAGCCCACATTTAGGGAAGACCTTTACAGGCTTTAAAGAAGCTTTAGGTTTTAAAGAATCTCAAAACGATTATTTTAGAGTCAACCAATATGGGTATTTAGGAAAATATCAGTTTGGAAAAAGTACTTTAAAAGTTATTGGAATTCATCATCCAAATTTCTTCTTAAATAATCCTGAACTACAAGAAAAAGCATTTATTGCTAATGCACAACGTAATAAATGGGTATTGCGTCGTGATATTAAACGTTTTAATGGTAAATATGTTAGTGGTGTTAAGGTGACCGAATCAGGTATATTAGCTGCAGCACATCTAGCAGGTCCAGGAAGTGTTAAAAAATTTCTTAGAAGTTATGGCGAGCAAAACTTTGCGGATGCCAATGGTGCTACTATTAAGTACTATATGAAGAAGTTCTCTGGATACGATACTTCATTAATAAAACCTTTAAAAAAGGTAAAAGTAAAATATAATAGAGCTTAG
- a CDS encoding DUF2279 domain-containing protein, translated as MKYISYLFLFFFSVVTVAQTDTTSFFAPSDTLNIKRRSAVIITETGLASIALIGLDQLWYADFERSKFHTINDNSEWFQMDKLGHTFTAYQLGRFGAQTLEWSGVSQQNQLVFGATLGFTFLTAVEILDGFSKEWGFSWGDFAANAAGAGLYVGQDLLWDEQRIQLKYSFNRSPYAKQNPKKLGEGLLEEVIKDYNGQTYWLSANVHSFFKDSNVPKWLNIAVGYGVDGLLYGTNDLQSVHFPNQQRRQQFYLSLDADLTKIKTKSTFLKQFFNIINVIKVPFPTLEISGNGKLTGHFIYF; from the coding sequence TTGAAATATATATCGTATTTATTCTTATTCTTTTTTTCGGTTGTCACTGTTGCACAAACCGATACGACTTCATTTTTTGCACCAAGTGATACCTTAAATATCAAAAGAAGAAGCGCTGTAATTATTACCGAAACTGGTTTAGCATCTATAGCTTTAATTGGTTTAGATCAATTGTGGTATGCAGATTTTGAGCGTTCAAAGTTTCATACTATCAACGATAATTCGGAGTGGTTTCAAATGGATAAGTTAGGTCATACGTTTACTGCTTATCAATTGGGTCGATTTGGAGCACAAACATTGGAATGGAGTGGAGTTAGTCAACAAAACCAGTTAGTATTTGGTGCAACATTAGGGTTTACTTTTCTAACAGCAGTAGAAATTTTAGATGGATTTTCTAAAGAATGGGGTTTTTCTTGGGGAGATTTTGCAGCAAACGCAGCAGGTGCTGGCTTGTATGTAGGACAAGATTTATTATGGGATGAGCAACGTATCCAGCTAAAGTATTCTTTTAACAGAAGTCCGTATGCAAAACAAAATCCTAAAAAATTGGGAGAAGGATTATTAGAAGAGGTTATTAAAGACTATAATGGTCAAACCTATTGGTTAAGTGCCAATGTACATTCTTTTTTTAAAGACAGCAATGTACCCAAGTGGTTAAACATAGCAGTTGGATATGGAGTAGATGGATTGTTGTATGGAACTAATGACCTTCAATCTGTACATTTTCCTAATCAACAACGACGTCAGCAATTTTATTTAAGTTTAGATGCAGATTTAACTAAGATTAAAACTAAATCTACTTTTTTAAAACAATTTTTCAACATTATTAATGTTATAAAGGTACCTTTTCCAACGCTAGAAATAAGCGGTAATGGTAAGCTAACTGGGCACTTTATCTATTTTTAA